In a single window of the Raphanus sativus cultivar WK10039 chromosome 9, ASM80110v3, whole genome shotgun sequence genome:
- the LOC108823979 gene encoding IAA-alanine resistance protein 1 isoform X3: MKLPEELAEEEDLRLCGFGPCLHNDHDHESNSTLSGFAPWVNALGCSLLVSLASLICLILLPLMFVQGKPAKWFVDALALFGGAMSGDAFLHQLPHAFGGGHSHSHDHHESHGHHDHSHSDSPSHSHSIQDLSVGLSVLD; the protein is encoded by the exons ATGAAGTTACCGGAGGAGCTGGCTGAGGAGGAGGATTTGAGGTTGTGTGGGTTTGGGCCTTGTCTCCATAACGATCACGATCACGAATCGAATTCTACCCTCTCTGGATTTG CACCGTGGGTTAATGCGTTGGGATGCTCTCTTTTGGTTAGCTTGGCCTCACTCATTTGTCTGATTTTGCTCCCACTTATGTTCG TTCAAGGGAAGCCTGCAAAATGGTTTGTTGATGCCCTGGCTCTCTTTGGGG GAGCTATGTCGGGGGATGCTTTTCTTCACCAATTACCCCATGCTTTTG GTGGTGGTCACTCTCATTCGCATGATCACCATGAGAGCCATGGCCATCATGATCATTCTCATTCTGATTCGCCTTCACATTCACATTCTATACAAGACCTGTCTGTTGGATTGTCCGTTCTCG ATTAA
- the LOC108823979 gene encoding IAA-alanine resistance protein 1 isoform X1 has protein sequence MKLPEELAEEEDLRLCGFGPCLHNDHDHESNSTLSGFAPWVNALGCSLLVSLASLICLILLPLMFVQGKPAKWFVDALALFGGAMSGDAFLHQLPHAFGGGHSHSHDHHESHGHHDHSHSDSPSHSHSIQDLSVGLSVLAGIVDFLLVIGDEVLTWQQQKSVKKSDLAPAGRKEDSVMLVKSQRVI, from the exons ATGAAGTTACCGGAGGAGCTGGCTGAGGAGGAGGATTTGAGGTTGTGTGGGTTTGGGCCTTGTCTCCATAACGATCACGATCACGAATCGAATTCTACCCTCTCTGGATTTG CACCGTGGGTTAATGCGTTGGGATGCTCTCTTTTGGTTAGCTTGGCCTCACTCATTTGTCTGATTTTGCTCCCACTTATGTTCG TTCAAGGGAAGCCTGCAAAATGGTTTGTTGATGCCCTGGCTCTCTTTGGGG GAGCTATGTCGGGGGATGCTTTTCTTCACCAATTACCCCATGCTTTTG GTGGTGGTCACTCTCATTCGCATGATCACCATGAGAGCCATGGCCATCATGATCATTCTCATTCTGATTCGCCTTCACATTCACATTCTATACAAGACCTGTCTGTTGGATTGTCCGTTCTCG CTGGGATTGTGGACTTCCTTCTTGTGATAGGTGACGAGGTGCTGACCTGGCAACAACAGAAGAGTGTGAAAAAGAGTGACCTGGCACCTGCAGGGAGAAAAGAAGATTCAGTTATGCTTGTAAAGAGCCAGAGAGTCATATAG
- the LOC108823979 gene encoding IAA-alanine resistance protein 1 isoform X2, which translates to MKLPEELAEEEDLRLCGFGPCLHNDHDHESNSTLSGFAPWVNALGCSLLVSLASLICLILLPLMFVQGKPAKWFVDALALFGGAMSGDAFLHQLPHAFGGGHSHSHDHHESHGHHDHSHSDSPSHSHSIQDLSVGLSVLGDEVLTWQQQKSVKKSDLAPAGRKEDSVMLVKSQRVI; encoded by the exons ATGAAGTTACCGGAGGAGCTGGCTGAGGAGGAGGATTTGAGGTTGTGTGGGTTTGGGCCTTGTCTCCATAACGATCACGATCACGAATCGAATTCTACCCTCTCTGGATTTG CACCGTGGGTTAATGCGTTGGGATGCTCTCTTTTGGTTAGCTTGGCCTCACTCATTTGTCTGATTTTGCTCCCACTTATGTTCG TTCAAGGGAAGCCTGCAAAATGGTTTGTTGATGCCCTGGCTCTCTTTGGGG GAGCTATGTCGGGGGATGCTTTTCTTCACCAATTACCCCATGCTTTTG GTGGTGGTCACTCTCATTCGCATGATCACCATGAGAGCCATGGCCATCATGATCATTCTCATTCTGATTCGCCTTCACATTCACATTCTATACAAGACCTGTCTGTTGGATTGTCCGTTCTCG GTGACGAGGTGCTGACCTGGCAACAACAGAAGAGTGTGAAAAAGAGTGACCTGGCACCTGCAGGGAGAAAAGAAGATTCAGTTATGCTTGTAAAGAGCCAGAGAGTCATATAG